Below is a window of Campylobacter canadensis DNA.
CAAGCTCTTTTTATTTTAGGTAGCAGGGTAGGGGGTAATAAGGTTTTTACTATTTTTGTATAGTTTAAAACCTTATTTATCAATATAATATGCAAATAATTTTTTAACTTTAGTAAATATCACAGCTTAAAATATCATCAAAACTATCTTCTCTTCTAATTAAAAAATCATTTTTATTTTCATCAATTAATATAACCGCACTTCTTGGTCTATTGTTATAAGTCGTTTGAGATTCAATCGTGTAAGCACCAGCATCTAAAAATACTATTAAATCATCAATATTGCTATCTTTTGGTAACAAGAATTCCTTATTTGAATTAGTGCCTATTTTAAACCAATCTCCACCATCGCAAAGCGGACCTGCAAGTCTAAAGCTAGTATCATGCTTTTTAGTAATTTTACTTGCATTATAAACATAGTAAAACCAATCAAAATGCTGAGAATCAGATAAAATAGAATACCCAGCATTAAGAAATTTCCATTCAATTTGTATTGCTTTATCATCTTTTGTTAAAGGATGTAATGTTTTTTGCTTGTAAGCTGCAATTTTGCTAAGTAAAATTCCTGCTGATGAAACTATTTTTCTTCCAGGTTCAATGCAAATTGTAATATCTCCTAATCTTTTTACTTCATTTATAATTGCCTTAGCGTAGTCATTTGCATTAAAGTGTATTTTCATATTTTCTTGCTTTGTTTTAATATTATCTTTTTCATACTTATAAGCTGTGCTAATACCACCGCCTACATTAATAAGTTCAAATTTTATATTTAAAGCATTTTGAATTTTTATACACTCATCAACCAAAACCTTAGCAGCATTTGCAAAAGGTTCTACAATTGGTAATTGGTCGCCTACATGCATATGCAATCCTTTTAGTTTTACATAAGGCATATTTAGCATTCTTTTACACAAAGCAAGTGCTTGTTCTTTATCAACCCCAGCCTTAGCGTGAAAACTTGTATCAAGTTGTTCGTGAGTTCCTTTTGCTTTTACGCTAGGCTCAATTCTTAAAGCAAGATTAGCAACTTTTTTTAACTTAGTACTTATTTGCTCAATTAAATCAAGCTCATATTCGCTATCAACATTTATTAAAAATAAATCATTTTCAATAGCAAATTCAAGCTCTTCTTTGCTTTTTACAACCCCATTAAATATAATTTGTTCAGGCTTAAAACCAATTTTTAAAGCCTTTTTAACTTCATATATTGAGTTTGCTTCAATGTCAATTGAGTTATCTTTAATACATTTTAAAATTCCCATAACCGAACAAGCCTTACTAGCATAAAAAATCCTAGTTTTATGTTCTTTAAAAGCTTGTTTTATTTCATTTATATTATTGCTAATTTCTTCTTTTGAATAAACATAGGCTGGAGAAGGGTATTTATTGCTAAGCTCAACTAAATCTACACCAAAAAAAGCCAAATGTTCATTTACACAAGAAAATCTTCTATCATTGCTTAGTAAATCTTGTCTTAATTCT
It encodes the following:
- a CDS encoding diaminopimelate decarboxylase family protein, which encodes MQIIANYEELRQDLLSNDRRFSCVNEHLAFFGVDLVELSNKYPSPAYVYSKEEISNNINEIKQAFKEHKTRIFYASKACSVMGILKCIKDNSIDIEANSIYEVKKALKIGFKPEQIIFNGVVKSKEELEFAIENDLFLINVDSEYELDLIEQISTKLKKVANLALRIEPSVKAKGTHEQLDTSFHAKAGVDKEQALALCKRMLNMPYVKLKGLHMHVGDQLPIVEPFANAAKVLVDECIKIQNALNIKFELINVGGGISTAYKYEKDNIKTKQENMKIHFNANDYAKAIINEVKRLGDITICIEPGRKIVSSAGILLSKIAAYKQKTLHPLTKDDKAIQIEWKFLNAGYSILSDSQHFDWFYYVYNASKITKKHDTSFRLAGPLCDGGDWFKIGTNSNKEFLLPKDSNIDDLIVFLDAGAYTIESQTTYNNRPRSAVILIDENKNDFLIRREDSFDDILSCDIY